One window from the genome of Eucalyptus grandis isolate ANBG69807.140 chromosome 7, ASM1654582v1, whole genome shotgun sequence encodes:
- the LOC104453411 gene encoding uncharacterized protein LOC104453411, protein MDSMRRLLFTALLILAAAIDGTRGDAMVTGTVICDQCKDGRMSIFDYPIYGIKVMVACTNSDGQVTMSREETTNWFGNYGMRFEGTPDLSSCHAQVMGGSGQGSMGCSASASPAQPLRLTFQMFNMEFYSVDTLLSQPAQPMSFCPQSPAPVTPTVPSPPVFKPPPSAPTPAPPAFRFPPMLPLPPAFRLPPMPPLPPAPFLEASACANEKWMMSEYKCYWRAVNPDTKVALVFGLTAARRYGTDLTLWQGLQGRGDPYRTLLREATTALLNSYSSIQFPYHTLGVLQHMNSALMGSTQNVLLTALRFRRANLGYGTTTCKFTTCK, encoded by the exons ATGGATTCAATGCGCAGACTCCTCTTCACAGCTCTTCTCATTCTTGCAGCTGCCATTGATGGCACCCGAGGAGATGCCATGGTCACAGGCACCGTCATCTGTGACCAGTGCAAGGATGGTCGGATGTCCATCTTTGATTACCCCATTTACG GGATTAAGGTTATGGTGGCGTGCACCAATAGCGACGGCCAAGTCACGATGTCGAGAGAAGAGACCACCAACTGGTTCGGGAACTACGGCATGAGGTTCGAAGGGACTCCCGACCTGAGCAGTTGCCATGCACAAGTGATGGGAGGGAGCGGTCAGGGTTCCATGGGATGTTCCGCATCGGCCAGTCCTGCGCAGCCGCTTAGGCTCACGTTCCAGATGTTCAACATGGAGTTCTATTCCGTGGACACCTTGCTCTCTCAGCCCGCACAGCCCATGTCCTTCTGCCCACAGTCTCCCGCACCAGTCACGCCGACCGTGCCATCACCACCGGTCTTCAAGCCCCCTCCCTCGGCACCAACACCAGCGCCACCTGCCTTCAGGTTCCCTCCAATGCTGCCACTGCCGCCCGCCTTCAGGCTCCCTCCCATGCCACCACTGCCGCCTGCCCCTTTCTTGGAAGCTTCAGCTTGCGCAAATGA AAAATGGATGATGTCGGAATACAAGTGTTACTGGAGGGCGGTCAACCCGGACACCAAGGTGGCTCTCGTCTTCGGCTTGACGGCGGCTCGGAGGTACGGCACTGATCTGACGCTGTGGCAGGGCCTCCAGGGCCGGGGTGACCCGTACAGGACCCTCCTGAGGGAGGCTACCACCGCGCTTCTCAACTCCTACAGCAGCATTCAGTTCCCTTATCACACCCTCGGCGTGCTCCAGCACATGAACTCGGCCCTGATGGGCTCGACACAGAACGTCCTCCTCACAGCGCTGCGCTTCAGGAGGGCCAACTTGGGTTATGGCACCACTACCTGCAAATTCACCACTTGCAAGTGA
- the LOC104455512 gene encoding probable amidase At4g34880, with the protein MNPPLSSFLPVFLYLLSFGAIFFDSVQALSIREASISDIQLAFKQNQLTSKQLTEFYLGEIHRLNPVLRGVIEVNPDALHQACKADWKRKAKPNGSLPVLHGIPILLKDTIGTKDKLNTTAGSFALLGSVVAHDAGVVARLRKAGAVILGKASLSEWANIRSSKAPVGWNARGGQGKNPYVLSATPCGSSSGPAISVAANMVAVSLGTETDGSILCPASFNSVVGIKPTVGLTSRAGVVPVTPRQDTIGPLCRTVSDAVYVLDAIVGYDHNDGATREASKYIPRGGYRQFLKAQGLQRKRLGIVRDPFFNFTDKPDQALAFQNHFQTLRHAGAVLVDNLKIDNIDIILNSVASGEAIATLAELKINLNAYLKALVVSPVRSLADVIAFNQNNSKLELTDQIGQDIFLASEATNGIGKVEKSALSSLANLSRNGFEKLMKQYNLDAIVTPGFEVAPVLAIGGFPAISVPAGYDNKGVPFAICFGGLKGSEPKLIEIAYSFEQATKVRKPPSFKP; encoded by the exons ATGAATCCTCCACTATCATCATTCCTTCCGGTTTTCCTGTACTTATTGTCATTTGGCGCAATCTTCTTTGATTCTGTGCAAGCATTATCCATCAGAGAAGCAAGCATAAGTGATATTCAACTAGCTTTCAAGCAGAACCAGCTCACTTCCAAGCAACTCACCGAGTTCTACCTCGGTGAAATCCACAGGCTCAACCCAGTCCTCAGAGGAGTCATCGAAGTGAACCCTGACGCCTTGCATCAGGCCTGTAAGGCCGACTGGAAACGCAAGGCCAAGCCAAATGGCTCGCTGCCTGTCCTGCATGGGATTCCAATCCTGCTCAAGGATACCATTGGTACAAAAGACAAGCTGAACACCACAGCCGGCTCATTCGCACTGCTTGGCTCGGTTGTGGCTCATGATGCGGGAGTGGTGGCTCGCTTGAGGAAAGCCGGTGCTGTTATATTGGGGAAGGCTAGCTTGAGCGAGTGGGCTAACATAAGGTCTTCGAAGGCACCAGTTGGTTGGAATGCCAGAGGTGGTCAGGGCAAG AACCCATACGTTCTTTCAGCGACTCCTTGCGGATCAAGTAGTGGACCGGCAATTTCGGTGGCGGCTAATATGGTGGCAGTGTCACTAGGAACCGAGACTGATGGATCAATATTATGCCCTGCTAGTTTTAATTCAGTAGTAGGCATCAAGCCAACTGTTGGCCTCACGAGCCGAGCTGGGGTTGTTCCTGTCACTCCCAGACAAGACACCATCGG GCCTCTATGCCGGACTGTTTCGGATGCCGTCTACGTTCTTGATGCCATCGTGGGTTATGACCACAATGATGGGGCAACGAGAGAAGCGTCAAAATATATTCCTCGAGGCGGATATAGACAGTTTCTCAAAGCTCAGGGGCTCCAGCGAAAGAGGCTGGGGATAGTGAGAGATCCCTTCTTTAATTTCACCGATAAGCCCGACCAAGCTCTTGCTTTTCAGAATCATTTTCAAACATTGCG GCACGCAGGAGCAGTTTTGGTGGATAATCTGAAGATAGACAACATTGACATCATCTTGAACTCCGTTGCGAGCGGCGAAGCAATAGCCACACTAGCAGAGctcaaaataaatttgaatgcTTACTTGAAGGCCCTCGTGGTGTCTCCAGTGCGATCCTTAGCAGATGTCATAGCTTTCAACCAGAACAACTCTAAACTG GAACTGACAGACCAGATCGGCCAGGACATCTTTCTGGCATCTGAAGCCACGAACGGGATCGGCAAGGTGGAGAAGTCGGCTCTGTCAAGCTTAGCAAACCTATCAAGAAATGGATTTGAGAAGCTGATGAAGCAGTACAATCTAGATGCGATCGTCACTCCCGGGTTCGAAGTTGCTCCGGTTCTTGCCATTGGCGGATTCCCAGCGATTAGCGTCCCTGCCGGTTACGACAACAAGGGAGTACCGTTCGCAATTTGCTTTGGAGGGCTGAAGGGTTCGGAGCCGAAGCTGATCGAGATTGCCTACTCATTTGAGCAAGCTACAAAGGTCAGGAAGCCTCCCTCATTCAAACCTTGA
- the LOC104453410 gene encoding probable magnesium transporter NIPA6, translating into MSAAPPAGAELPMAMSDNARGLVLAVASSAFIGASFILKKKGLKRAASDGTRAGIGGYTYLLEPLWWTGMVTMIVGEVANFVAYVYAPAVLVTPLGALSIIVSAFLAHFMLKERLQRMSIVGCVCCIVGSVVIVIHVPQEHTPSSVQEIWDLATQPAFLIYVGATISTVLALVLYFEPHYGQTNILVYLGICSLMGSLTVVSIKAIGIAIKLTLEGISQIAYPQTWFFVTVAAVCVVTQLNYLNKALDTFNAAIVSPVYYVMFTTLTIVASAIMFKDWSGQTASSIASEICGFITVLSGTIILHSTREQESANARGTVQWYVGGDSVKSVEEEHLVTLSNSDYLERREFT; encoded by the exons ATGAGCGCGGCGCCGCCCGCGGGGGCCGAGCTGCCGATGGCGATGTCCGACAACGCCAGGGGCCTCGTGCTGGCCGTGGCCTCCAGCGCCTTCATCGGCGCGAGCTTCATCCTCAAGAAGAAGGGCCTCAAGCGCGCCGCCTCCGACGGTACTCGCGCAG GGATTGGAGGATATACATACTTATTAGAGCCACTTTGGTGGACAGGAATGGTCACAA TGATTGTTGGAGAGGTTGCCAATTTTGTGGCTTATGTTTATGCTCCAGCTGTCCTGGTGACGCCTCTTGGTGCATTGAGTATAATAGTCAG TGCTTTTTTGGCACACTTCATGTTGAAGGAACGGTTGCAAAGGATGAGCATCGTAGGATGTGTCTGTTGCATTGTTGGTTCAGTGGTGATTGTAATCCATGTTCCTCAAGAGCATACTCCAAGTTCAGTCCAAGAAATTTGGGATCTAGCTACACAACCAG cttttcttatttatgttggAGCAACAATATCTACGGTGTTAGCTCTGGTGTTGTATTTTGAACCTCACTATGGCCAGACAAACATACTTGTCTACTTGGGAATATGTTCTCTGATGGGTTCACTTACG GTTGTCAGCATAAAAGCTATTGGTATTGCAATAAAGCTTACTTTGGAGGGGATAAGTCAAATTGCTTATCCACAGACTTGGTTCTTTGTTACAGTTGCTGCAGTTTGTGTCGTCACCCAGTTGAACTACCTTAACAAG GCATTAGATACATTCAATGCTGCCATCGTTTCGCCAGTATATTACGTGATGTTCACAACTCTGACAATTGTTGCTAGTGCAATAATGTTCAAG GATTGGTCGGGTCAGACTGCAAGCAGCATAGCATCCGAGATATGTGGATTCATCACTGTACTTTCAGGAACAATCATACTTCATTCAACAAGAGAACAGGAATCAGCTAATGCACGAG GCACTGTGCAGTGGTATGTTGGTGGGGATTCTGTAAAAAGTGTTGAGGAAGAACATCTAGTCACATTGAGCAATTCAGATTACTTGGAGCGTCGAGAATTTACTTAG